In one window of Lynx canadensis isolate LIC74 chromosome B3, mLynCan4.pri.v2, whole genome shotgun sequence DNA:
- the LOC115517160 gene encoding olfactory receptor 4F3/4F16/4F29-like produces the protein MDGGNHSVVSEFVFLGLTHSWEIQLLLLVFSSVLYVASMTGNILIVFSVTVDPHLHSPMYFLLANLSFIDLGACSATSPKMIYDLFRKHKVISFGGCIAQIFFIHVIGGVEMVLLIAMAFDRYVAICKPLHYLTIMSPRMCILFLAAAWALGVSHSLFQLAFIVNLPFCGPNVLDSFYCDLPRLLRLACTDTYRLQFMVTVNSGFICVGSFFILLISYVIILFSVWKHSSGGSSKAVSTLSAHITVVLLFFGPTMFVYTWPHLSSQMDKFLAIFDAVITPFLNPVIYTLRNKEMKAAVKRTFRPLMIFRKIS, from the coding sequence ATGGATGGAGGGAATCACTCGGTTGTGTCTGAGTTTGTGTTTCTGGGACTCACTCATTCATGGGAGATCCAGCTTCTCCTCCTGGTGTTCTCCTCTGTGCTCTATGTGGCAAGCATGACCGGGAACATCCTCATTGTGTTCTCTGTGACCGTTGATCCTCACTTGCATTCCCCCATGTACTTCCTACTGGCCAATCTCTCTTTCATTGACTTGGGAGCCTGCTCTGCCACCTCACCCAAGATGATTTATGACCTTTTCAGAAAGCACAAAGTCATCTCTTTTGGAGGCTGCATCGCCCAGATCTTCTTCATCCACGTCATTGGTGGTGTGGAGATGGTGCTGCTCATCGCCATGGCCTTTGACAGATATGTTGCCATCTGCAAGCCTCTCCACTACTTGACCATCATGAGCCCACGAATGTGCATTTTGTTTCTGGCTGCTGCCTGGGCCCTTGGTGTCAGTCACTCACTGTTCCAACTAGCATTCATTGTTAATTTACCCTTCTGTGGTCCTAATGTATTGGACAGCTTTTACTGTGACCTTCCTCGGCTCCTCAGACTGGCCTGTACAGATACCTACAGATTGCAGTTCATGGTCACTGTTAACAGTGGGTTTATCTGTGTGGGTTCCTTCTTCATACTCCTCATCTCCTATGTCATCATCCTTTTTTCTGTTTGGAAACATTCCTCAGGTGGCTCATCCAAAGCCGTTTCCACCCTGTCAGCTCACATCACTGTGGTCCTTTTGTTTTTCGGTCCAACCATGTTTGTCTATACATGGCCACATCTCAGTTCccaaatggacaaatttcttgcCATTTTTGATGCAGTCATCACTCCTTTTCTGAATCCAGTCATCTACACGCTCAGGAATAAAGAGATGAAGGCAGCAGTGAAGAGAACTTTCAGACCATTAATGATTTTTAGGAAGATTTCATAA